From Carettochelys insculpta isolate YL-2023 chromosome 3, ASM3395843v1, whole genome shotgun sequence, a single genomic window includes:
- the MSH5 gene encoding mutS protein homolog 5 produces MSTTALLNTDCLLPPPLPVPDQEEEQEQPRIYMSVLWYAGQLGIAYYDTGDCSVYFMPDMPDNEDLKLLQKVMDEVLPQCIVTSAKQDPNIAKFLTNMGAATDHMNKPEIVLFPNMDFGLEVSKQRILSRQFPFIPPHMTATEKILYLSSIIPFDSPLMVRALGGLLKFLDRRRIGVELEDNTTGVPILAFKKFVLMDIVNMDQDTYCVLQIFKSEVHPSVYKLASGLKEGLSLYGILNRCRCKWGEKLMRLWLMRPTRNLTELNKRLDVIQFFLLAQNHETVLTLQDCLKNIKNVPQILRRMTLSHTKVSDWQALYKTVYSAVCLRDTCRSLPSSIELFQTISQVFTDDLHYIASLISKVVDFEGSISENRFTVRPNVDPTIDEKKRKLMGLSDFLTEVARKELETLDNRIPSCCVIYIPLIGFLLSIPRLPTMVDKSDFEIEGLDFMFLSEDKLHYRSSRTKELDSILGDLHCEIRDQETMIMHQMQTKILEKSAVLNDVIEYTAHLDVLLALAVMARENSYRRPCFTHRHGIYIKDGRHPLMELCAKTFVPNPVASGEANGRIKILTGPNSSGKSVYLKMVGLITFMALIGSYVPAAEAEIGAVDGIYTRIHSRESVSLGLSTFMIDLNQVAKAVNNATERSLVLIDEFGKGTNTVDGLSLLAAVLRHWLNQGSQCPQVFLSTNFHSLVQLKLLPDTPLVQYLTMETHQDGDELVFFYQLKEGVSTVSHAANIAALAGMPPNLIARGVEVSELIRNGKPIRHIDHPSKESQLERCKSLVEKFLSLDLDNSQLDLEKFMSQEVLPSAASIL; encoded by the coding sequence ATGAGCACCACTGCCTTACTGAACACCGATTGTCTGCTGCCACCGCCACTGCCTGTGCCTGACCAAGAGGAGGAGCAAGAGCAACCTCGGATATACATGTCTGTGTTGTGGTATGCAGGACAGCTGGGGATCGCTTATTATGACACAGGAGACTGCTCAGTCTACTTCATGCCTGACATGCCTGATAATGAAGACCTCAAGTTGCTGCAGAAAGTGATGGATGAAGTCCTTCCCCAATGTATAGTGACTAGTGCCAAGCAAGATCCCAACATTGCCAAATTCCTGACCAATATGGGTGCTGCTACTGATCACATGAACAAACCAGAAATTGTGCTCTTTCCCAATATGGACTTTGGCCTGGAAGTGAGCAAACAACGGATCCTATCGAGGCAATTCCCTTTCATTCCCCCTCATATGACTGCAACAGAGAAAATCCTCTATTTGTCCTCCATCATTCCCTTTGACAGCCCACTCATGGTACGAGCACTAGGTGGGCTTTTGAAATTTCTTGACAGGAGGCGGATTGGAGTTGAACTAGAAGATAACACAACTGGAGTTCCTATCTTGGCCTTTAAAAAGTTTGTGCTCATGGATATTGTGAATATGGATCAAGATACTTATTGCGTCCTACAGATATTTAAAAGTGAGGTGCATCCTTCTGTGTACAAGCTGGCCAGTGGGCTGAAAGAAGGACTCAGTTTGTATGGGATTTTGAACCGCTGCAGGTGCAAGTGGGGAGAGAAACTGATGAGACTGTGGCTCATGCGACCCACCCGAAACCTTACAGAGCTGAACAAACGTCTGGATGTTATTCAGTTCTTCTTGCTGGCTCAGAACCATGAAACAGTCCTGACTCTTCAAGATTGCCTCAAGAATATAAAAAATGTACCTCAGATTCTGAGAAGAATGACTCTTTCACATACAAAGGTCAGTGACTGGCAGGCCCTTTATAAGACAGTGTACAGTGCAGTATGCCTCAGAGACACATGCCGTTCTCTTCCTAGCAGTATCGAGCTCTTCCAGACCATCTCACAAGTCTTCACTGATGATCTCCACTATATTGCTAGTCTCATCAGCAAAGTGGTAGATTTTGAAGGCAGCATCTCAGAAAACCGCTTCACTGTCAGACCCAATGTGGACCCCACCATTGATGAAAAGAAACGAAAGTTGATGGGTCTCTCAGACTTCCTTACAGAGGTGGCCCGGAAGGAACTGGAGACCCTAGACAATCGGATTCCTTCCTGCTGTGTCATCTACATTCCCTTGATTGGATTCCTGCTTTCTATTCCACGGCTGCCCACCATGGTGGACAAGAGTGACTTTGAGATTGAAGGACTGGACTTCATGTTCTTGTCAGAGGATAAACTGCATTACAGAAGTTCCAGGACGAAGGAACTAGACAGCATTCTGGGTGACCTGCACTGTGAGATCAGAGACCAGGAAACAATGATCATGCACCAAATGCAGACAAAGATCTTGGAGAAGTCTGCAGTGCTTAATGATGTGATTGAGTACACAGCACACCTAGatgtgctgctggctctggcagtaATGGCTCGAGAGAACAGCTACCGCCGCCCATGCTTTACCCACCGCCATGGCATCTATATCAAGGATGGCAGGCATCCTCTCATGGAGCTATGTGCAAAGACTTTTGTGCCCAATCCTGTGGCCAGTGGTGAGGCTAATGGGCGGATCAAGATCCTTACAGGGCCCAACTCATCCGGAAAAAGTGTATACTTAAAAATGGTGGGCCTTATAACATTCATGGCCCTCATTGGTAGCTAtgtccctgctgcagaggctgagaTTGGGGCTGTTGATGGGATTTACACCAGGATTCACAGCAGGGAATCGGTATCTCTGGGACTCTCGACTTTCATGATTGATCTCAACCAGGTTGCCAAAGCAGTGAACAATGCCACTGAGAGGTCCTTGGTACTTATTGATGAGTTTGGCAAAGGGACCAACACAGTGGATGGCCTCTCccttctggctgctgtgctgaggcACTGGCTAAATCAGGGAAGCCAGTGCCCCCAAGTCTTCCTCTCCACTAATTTTCACAGTTTGGTGCAGCTGAAGCTCCTTCCTGACACCCCTCTTGTGCAGTACCTAACAATGGAGACCCACCAAGATGGAGATGAGTTAGTATTCTTTTATCAGCTCAAGGAGGGGGTGTCCACTGTTAGCCATGCTGCCAATATTGCTGCTTTGGCTGGGATGCCACCCAATTTAATTGCACGAGGAGTGGAGGTATCGGAGCTTATTCGAAACGGAAAACCCATTAGACATATTGATCATCCATCCAAAGAGAGCCAGCTGGAAAGATGCAAGTCTCTGGTGGAAAAGTTTCTTAGTCTAGACCTGGACAACTCCCAGCTGGACTTAGAGAAGTTCATGAGTCAGGAAGTGCTGCCTTCTGCAGCCTCCATTTTGTAA